A single region of the Salvia miltiorrhiza cultivar Shanhuang (shh) chromosome 8, IMPLAD_Smil_shh, whole genome shotgun sequence genome encodes:
- the LOC130996874 gene encoding F-actin-capping protein subunit alpha-like gives MSDEEEAQLTDEQKIEIAKWFLLNSPAGEIQYIAKDIKAVLQDETLYSTAAAEAFPLYNKSHMICLDFPDRSGEVMVTPFNEIGENEYLDPRTAQVAIVDHVKQVCGRARPANDEEFPSPYIEEYRYSLDVEVTKYVSEAYPKGICSVYCVNGKDVEEPGMDFELVVVISAARLSPQNFCNGSWRSIWNVEFKDEAQFVEVRGKLQVGAHYFEEGNVQLDAKHECKDSTMFMSPEDCAHSVTTIIRHHETEYLDSLQTSYSNLPDATFKDLRRKLPVTRTLFPWHNTTQFSLKRDIQKSLGVEKKK, from the exons ATGTCAGACGAGGAAGAGGCGCAGCTCACTGATGAGCAGAAAATCGAGATCGCCAAATGGTTTCTCCTCAATTCTCCCGCCGGTGAAATCCAATACATCGCCAAAG ATATCAAGGCGGTTTTGCAGGATGAGACGCTGTATAGCACGGCGGCGGCAGAGGCATTTCCTCTTTACAACAAATCTCACATGATTTGCCTGGATTTTCCTGATAGAAGCGGTGAG GTTATGGTTACACCATTTAACGAGATTGGTGAGAATGAGTATCTTGATCCTAGGACTGCTCAAGTTGCGATTGTTGACCATGTGAAACAG GTCTGTGGACGTGCTCGACCTGCAAACGATGAAGAGTTCCCATCACCATATATTGAGGAATATCG GTATTCCTTGGATGTAGAAGTTACAAAGTATGTTAGTGAAGCGTACCCGAAAGGAATCTGTTCTGTTTATTGTGTTAACGGGAAAGATGTTGAAGAACCAGGCATGGATTTTGAGCTTGTTGTGGTAATTTCCGCTGCTAGACTGAGCCCCCAGAATTTCTG CAATGGAAGTTGGCGGTCAATATGGAATGTGGAATTCAAGGATGAGGCACAATTTGTGGAAGTTAGAGGTAAACTTCAG gTTGGCGCCCACTACTTTGAGGAGGGAAATGTCCAGTTAGATGCAAAGCATGAGTGCAAAGATTCCACTATGTTTATG TCACCTGAAGACTGTGCACATTCTGTGACCACCATTATACGCCACCACGAGACGGAGTATCTAGATTCTCTTCAG ACATCATATTCAAATTTGCCTGATGCCACCTTCAAG GACCTCCGGAGGAAGCTTCCTGTTACACGGACCTTATTCCCATGGCATAACACCACACAGTTCAGCCTCAAAAGAGATATCCAAAAGAGCTTGGGAGTGGAAAAGAAGAAGTAA
- the LOC130996864 gene encoding uncharacterized protein LOC130996864, with translation MVAAGRWLECRGDLLAEGAKSLQLRLRDRFRVAAVDYHRRRNLRTTSAGYLSSSVQRWLDRFSEFRRDSLPSSSTFYRKRVSKDIDAEDESVLTRMLQAVAVPVLGNVCHVFMHGLNRVQIFGAEKLQQVVTHRPENKSLITVSNHVASMDDPLVIASLLPPSILFDANGLRWTLCASDRCFKNPVTSAFFKSVKVLPVSRGDGIYQKGMDLAISKLNGGGWVHIFPEGSRSRDGGKTMGSAKRGIGRLVLDADNTPIVVPFVHTGMQNVMPVGAKFPRVGKTVTVLVGDPISFDDIISDGADKNMSRGKLYDAVATRIGDRLQKLKVQVETLAIEQALELEKYPSRVTERAARLLQKIDWESLGIGSYMGLDDNPAKQEPSVAQLYPQEKSHEEQCFGGAGYSAGGGFVSRIRGYMDSTELTVFGARGLYTNHRSNEYFGSLRDVTPWKAWRSMYGNVHFPPNSGFAV, from the exons ATGGTGGCGGCGGGGCGGTGGCTGGAATGCAGAGGCGACCTGTTGGCGGAGGGGGCTAAATCGCTGCAGCTTAGGCTGAGGGACCGTTTCAGAGTTGCTGCGGTGGACTATCACCGCCGCCGGAACTTGAGGACTACCAGCGCCGGCTACTTGTCCTCCAGCGTTCAGCGCTGGCTCGATCGCTTCTCCGAATTCCGTCGCGATTCTCTGCCTTCATCTTCCACATTTTACCGCAAAAGAG TGAGCAAGGATATTGATGCAGAAGATGAGTCAGTCTTGACCCGCATGCTTCAGGCTGTTGCTGTTCCTGTGCTTGGAAATGTTTGTCATGTTTTTATGCATGGCCTCAACCGTGTTCAG ATATTTGGTGCAGAGAAGCTGCAACAGGTGGTAACACATAGGCCAGAGAACAAGTCCTTGATTACG GTCAGCAACCATGTTGCTTCCATGGATGATCCTTTGGTTATCGCTTCCCTGTTACCCCCTAGTATTTTGTTCGATGCTAATGGTTTGCGGTGGACACTCTGTGCATCTGATCGATGTTTCAAGAATCCAGTTACATCAGCATTTTTCAAGTCTGTGAAAGTGCTTCCAGTTTCTCGTGGGGATGGGATATATCAGAAG GGAATGGACTTGGCTATATCCAAACTGAATGGTGGAGGGTGGGTTCACATATTTCCTGAAGGTAGTCGCTCTCGAGATGGTGGGAAAACTATGGGATCGGCCAAAAGAGGCATTGGAAG GTTGGTATTGGATGCTGATAATACACCTATAGTTGTCCCTTTCGTGCATACTGGAATGCAAAACGTCATGCCCGTTGGAGCCAAATTTCCTAGGGTTGGTAAAACT GTGACTGTACTTGTTGGTGATCCCATTAGCTTTGATGATATAATCAGTGACGGAGCAGACAAGAACATGTCAAGAGGAAAACTCTATGATGCTGTTGCTACTAGAATTGGTGATCGACTCCAAAAGCTGAAGGTACAAGTTGAAACATTAGCGATTGAGCAAGCACTAGAATTGGAAAAATATCCGTCACGGGTGACTGAGCGAGCAGCTAGGCTCTTGCAAAAAATCGACTGGGAATCACTCGGGATTGGAAGCTACATGGGTCTTGATGACAACCCAGCAAAGCAGGAACCCAGTGTAGCTCAGCTATACCCACAAGAGAAGAGCCATGAGGAGCAGTGCTTCGGAGGAGCGGGCTACTCTGCTGGAGGCGGGTTCGTTTCAAGAATACGAGGCTACATGGACTCGACAGAATTAACAGTTTTTGGTGCTAGAGGTTTGTATACGAATCATAGAAGCAACGAGTATTTTGGTAGTTTGCGCGATGTTACGCCTTGGAAGGCATGGAGGTCGATGTATGGAAATGTTCACTTTCCTCCTAACTCAGGCTTCGCTGTTTAA